A single genomic interval of Megalobrama amblycephala isolate DHTTF-2021 linkage group LG15, ASM1881202v1, whole genome shotgun sequence harbors:
- the LOC125247982 gene encoding piggyBac transposable element-derived protein 4-like, with translation MLTFVFSPHRCENDSEQIPVGKRDRNLSWKAETDVDINPETLRFLPARKLGPQSSFADSHSPMSLFKLFFSESAVSNLCHNTNAQAARALAKGRKYSWTDVSVDEMYRCIGLVFYMATVKMSSIADYWRQDSLFSLPLPATVMSRDRYRTISWNLHMSHPDADKENDKKRGTAEHDQLFRLRSLLDTIRIACKTFYHPRRNLAVKERLVACRANAGMIRLTKTKSAKLGFKFFVLADTSNEYTVDLSVYTGKNSFPTGHGISYNAVMSLLDKKALGSGYHVYMDDFFTSPKLLTDLLAMKFGACGTYRDYRRGFPQSTSNSLTKKSTRGSIRWIRDGPLVCVKWMDEKEASVCSTIHAAYTGDRVQTKVKAQDTWRTKTFPCPSPVIAYNHHMAGADLSDQLLEYFTAQHKTMKWYRKVFLHFLDIAATNAFILHKELHGNMTHKEFMEQLVADLCGVSQKEAPKQTSIDHVPVPGAELTSNVRKIATTGRRICAHCKAVFGKKQQTPWKCQACDVHLCLQLNRNCFQEWHKSV, from the coding sequence ATGCTCACTTTTGTCTTCTCCCCCCACAGATGTGAGAATGACAGCGAACAGATACCTGTTGGAAAGAGAGACAGGAATCTGTCATGGAAAGCAGAAACTGATGTTGACATTAATCCAGAGACTCTGAGATTTCTGCCTGCACGGAAACTTGGGCCGCAGTCGAGTTTTGCTGACTCTCACTCCCCTATGAGTCTTTTCAAACTGTTTTTCTCAGAGAGCGCCGTGTCAAATCTTTGCCACAACACAAACGCTCAGGCTGCCAGGGCACTTGCAAAGGGTCGCAAATACAGTTGGACAGATGTCAGCGTTGACGAGATGTACCGCTGCATTGGACTTGTTTTCTACATGGCCACGGTGAAGATGAGCTCCATCGCCGACTACTGGCGGCAGGACAGTCTTTTCTCTTTGCCTCTTCCTGCCACAGTTATGTCAAGGGACAGATACCGCACCATTTCATGGAATTTGCACATGAGTCACCCAGATGCAGAcaaggaaaatgacaaaaagaggGGCACAGCTGAACATGACCAGCTTTTCAGGCTCAGATCCCTCTTGGACACCATCCGTATTGCGTGCAAAACCTTCTATCATCCTAGAAGAAATTTAGCTGTGAAGGAAAGACTGGTGGCATGTAGAGCAAATGCAGGAATGATACGGTTAACGAAAACCAAGTCAGCAAAGCTGGGATTCAAGTTTTTTGTCCTCGCTGACACATCAAATGAATATACTGTGGACCTCTCTGTGTACACGGGCAAGAACAGCTTTCCTACAGGCCATGGGATTTCATACAATGCTGTGATGTCTCTTCTGGACAAGAAAGCTTTGGGCTCTGGGTACCATGTTTACATGGACGATTTCTTTACAAGTCCAAAGCTCTTAACAGACCTGCTTGCTATGAAGTTTGGTGCTTGTGGGACTTACAGAGACTACAGGAGGGGCTTCCCACAGAGCACATCTAATTCACTGACCAAAAAGTCCACCAGGGGATCCATCAGGTGGATTCGGGATGGGCCTCTTGTGTGTGTGAAGTGGATGGACGAAAAAGAGGCTTCTGTTTGTTCCACCATCCATGCTGCCTATACAGGAGACCGTGTGCAAACAAAAGTGAAAGCACAAGATACATGGAGGACAAAGACTTTTCCGTGTCCCTCACCTGTGATTGCGTACAACCACCACATGGCGGGTGCCGACCTGTCCGATCAGCTGTTGGAGTATTTCACTGCGCAGCACAAAACAATGAAATGGTACAGAAAAGTCTTTCTACACTTCTTGGACATTGCTGCCACCAACGCTTTCATATTGCACAAGGAGCTACACGGCAACATGACGCACAAGGAGTTTATGGAGCAGCTTGTTGCAGATCTCTGTGGTGTGTCTCAGAAAGAAGCACCGAAACAGACCAGTATTGACCACGTGCCGGTTCCAGGAGCTGAGCTGACCTCGAATGTCAGAAAAATTGCCACTACCGGTCGCCGCATATGTGCGCATTGCAAAGCAGTGTTTGGAAAGAAGCAACAGACACCTTGGAAATGCCAGGCATGTGATGTTCACTTGTGTCTTCAGTTGAACAGGAACTGTTTCCAGGAATGGCACaaaagtgtgtga